From the genome of Novosphingobium sp. TH158, one region includes:
- a CDS encoding UDP-glucose/GDP-mannose dehydrogenase family protein, producing the protein MKIAMVGSGYVGLVSGACFADFGHEVVCIDKDPAKIDSLNKGIMPIFEPGLAELVASNVKAGRLSFTTDLPQGIRDASAIFIAVGTPSRRGDGHADLSYVHAVAEEVGRHLANDAVIVTKSTVPVGTGDEVERILAAANPPVRFAVASNPEFLREGAAIGDFKHPDRIVIGTDSDWAREVMSEVYRPLFLNRSPILFTSRRSSELIKYAANAFLAVKITFINEMADLCEKVGADVQDVSRGIGMDGRIGPKFLHAGPGYGGSCFPKDTLALLKTSEDYDSPLRIVEAVVKVNDSRKRAMGRKVVEALGGADAARGKKVALLGLTFKPNTDDMRDAPSIAIAQTLADAGVEVTAHDPEGMELARPLMPGVAMKASAYEAAEGTDAVVIVTEWDAFRALDFKRIKGLARQPVLVDLRNVYEPEEVRAQGFTYVSVGRQ; encoded by the coding sequence ATGAAGATTGCCATGGTCGGGTCGGGTTACGTCGGCCTCGTTTCAGGCGCGTGCTTTGCCGATTTCGGCCACGAAGTGGTCTGCATCGACAAGGACCCGGCCAAGATCGACAGCCTGAACAAGGGGATCATGCCGATCTTCGAACCGGGCCTGGCCGAACTGGTCGCCAGCAACGTCAAGGCCGGTCGCCTGTCCTTCACCACCGACCTGCCGCAGGGCATCCGCGATGCCAGCGCGATCTTCATCGCCGTCGGCACGCCCAGCCGGCGCGGCGATGGCCATGCCGACCTGTCCTATGTCCATGCCGTGGCCGAGGAAGTGGGCCGCCACCTGGCCAATGATGCGGTGATCGTCACCAAGTCCACCGTCCCTGTCGGCACGGGCGACGAGGTGGAGCGCATCCTTGCCGCCGCCAATCCGCCGGTGCGCTTTGCCGTTGCCTCAAATCCCGAATTCCTGCGCGAAGGCGCGGCCATCGGCGATTTCAAGCACCCGGACCGGATCGTCATCGGCACAGACAGCGACTGGGCCCGCGAAGTGATGAGCGAGGTCTATCGCCCGCTGTTCCTCAACCGCTCGCCGATCCTGTTCACCAGCCGCCGTTCGTCCGAACTGATCAAGTATGCGGCCAACGCCTTCCTTGCGGTGAAGATCACCTTCATCAACGAAATGGCCGACCTGTGCGAAAAGGTGGGCGCGGACGTGCAGGACGTATCGCGTGGCATCGGCATGGACGGGCGGATCGGGCCGAAATTCCTCCACGCCGGACCCGGCTATGGCGGCTCGTGCTTCCCCAAGGATACGCTGGCCCTGCTCAAGACCAGCGAGGATTACGACAGCCCGCTGCGGATCGTCGAAGCAGTGGTTAAGGTCAACGACAGCCGCAAGCGCGCGATGGGCCGCAAGGTGGTCGAAGCGCTGGGCGGCGCCGATGCGGCGCGCGGCAAGAAGGTTGCCTTGCTGGGCCTGACCTTCAAGCCCAACACCGATGACATGCGCGATGCCCCCTCGATCGCCATTGCCCAGACGCTGGCCGATGCCGGCGTGGAAGTGACCGCCCATGACCCCGAAGGCATGGAGCTGGCCCGCCCGCTGATGCCCGGAGTGGCGATGAAGGCCAGCGCCTACGAAGCGGCGGAAGGCACCGATGCGGTGGTGATCGTTACCGAATGGGACGCGTTCCGCGCACTGGACTTCAAGCGGATCAAGGGACTGGCGCGCCAGCCGGTGCTGGTGGACCTGCGCAATGTCTACGAACCCGAAGAGGTTCGCGCCCAGGGCTTCACCTACGTCAGCGTCGGGCGGCAATAG
- a CDS encoding MFS transporter, which yields MHQPISDRAPLGDYLGEIASNWRVLAGAGLGMAVGLQMFSYITSIFAPFLIKDFGWTRSTFALIGFTMLVTLPTMPIAGRLADRFGAKRMALAGVLLLPAVIWLFSRLQGDFRYYFACSAGVMAVGCLTSPVTYTRLIVERFQRARGLALTIVMSAPALTGILLPPTLTRFMAENGWRLAYEWLALFVLVAGLIAIALIPRDCGGAPVRKVREPSAPRERHFREVLGAPAFWAIFAGVLLTTVHTPLHGSQFVVLLNEQGLDAMAAARMLQVYSLGTLIGRIVCGVALDYYPARYVATISMMLPAFGLALLASPLDVAWAIGFAVFLIGVTVGAEGDLLSFLVGRYFRIEIFGTALGMCYCALYIASLSGVLLNSRLLATYDTFGPFLWLTAGAVLVGSLLFLRLPREAAGRTGE from the coding sequence ATGCACCAGCCGATCAGCGATCGCGCGCCGCTGGGCGATTACCTGGGCGAGATCGCGTCCAACTGGCGGGTGCTTGCCGGGGCGGGGCTGGGCATGGCCGTGGGCTTGCAGATGTTCTCCTACATCACCTCGATCTTTGCCCCGTTCCTCATCAAGGACTTCGGCTGGACGCGTTCGACCTTCGCGCTGATCGGCTTCACCATGCTTGTCACCTTGCCGACCATGCCGATCGCCGGCCGGCTGGCAGACCGTTTCGGCGCCAAGCGCATGGCGCTGGCCGGGGTGCTGCTGTTGCCCGCGGTGATCTGGCTGTTCTCGCGCTTGCAGGGCGATTTCCGCTATTACTTCGCCTGTTCGGCCGGTGTGATGGCGGTCGGCTGCCTGACCAGTCCGGTCACCTATACCCGCCTGATCGTCGAGCGCTTCCAGCGCGCGCGGGGCCTGGCCCTGACCATCGTGATGAGCGCCCCTGCGCTCACAGGCATCCTGCTGCCGCCGACGCTGACGCGCTTCATGGCGGAGAATGGCTGGCGGCTGGCCTACGAATGGCTTGCCCTGTTCGTGCTGGTGGCGGGCCTGATCGCCATCGCCCTGATCCCGCGCGATTGCGGCGGTGCGCCTGTGCGCAAAGTGCGCGAGCCGAGCGCCCCCCGCGAGCGGCACTTCCGCGAGGTGCTGGGCGCGCCGGCCTTCTGGGCGATCTTTGCCGGTGTCCTGCTGACCACGGTCCACACGCCGCTGCATGGCTCGCAGTTCGTCGTGCTGCTCAATGAGCAGGGGCTCGATGCCATGGCGGCGGCGCGGATGCTGCAGGTCTATTCGCTCGGTACGCTGATCGGCCGCATCGTCTGCGGCGTGGCGCTCGACTATTACCCGGCGCGCTACGTCGCGACGATCTCGATGATGCTGCCCGCCTTCGGCCTGGCGCTGCTGGCCAGCCCGCTCGACGTGGCGTGGGCGATCGGCTTTGCGGTGTTCCTGATCGGCGTGACCGTAGGGGCTGAGGGCGATCTGCTCTCGTTCCTGGTGGGGCGCTATTTCCGCATCGAGATCTTCGGGACGGCGCTGGGCATGTGCTATTGCGCGCTCTACATCGCCTCGCTCAGCGGTGTCCTGCTCAACAGCCGCCTGCTGGCAACATACGATACCTTCGGACCGTTTCTGTGGCTCACCGCCGGGGCGGTGCTGGTTGGCAGCCTGCTGTTTCTGCGCTTGCCCCGCGAAGCCGCCGGGCGCACAGGCGAGTGA
- a CDS encoding AraC family transcriptional regulator, with the protein MPILQPGAAQPERSRTDGWSLSDFLNLLDLRGQTWCIVELRGSAGFNLPGDDGVTFYGVIKGKARIAGVTGGTIELHQGQVQVILSGEAHAVRSETGSPTVVLDFLRHEQAVDTPPTFTIGTGPLAARALCARLKVNWPAGLRRTAMPASVLIEEQVLGNEINVVRTETLQRFSVGAGSTALLTRLAALWLAITLRNHPQCPLLFRMSASADPIAHALQLIDADIASDWSVERMARKVGMSRSSFAARFTAEVGQTPMELLTEKRMHAAADLLQHSRTKIAEISARVGYQSEAAFSRRFARFFGMSPGQMRHGTAAAEST; encoded by the coding sequence ATGCCTATCCTGCAGCCCGGTGCTGCCCAGCCCGAGCGAAGCCGCACCGATGGCTGGTCGTTGTCCGATTTCCTCAATCTGCTCGACCTGCGCGGGCAGACCTGGTGCATCGTCGAACTGCGGGGTTCGGCGGGGTTCAACCTGCCGGGCGACGATGGCGTTACCTTTTATGGCGTTATCAAGGGCAAGGCCCGCATCGCCGGCGTCACCGGCGGCACGATCGAACTGCATCAGGGCCAGGTCCAGGTCATCCTTTCGGGAGAGGCCCATGCGGTGCGATCGGAAACGGGCAGCCCTACGGTCGTGCTCGATTTCCTGCGCCATGAACAGGCGGTTGACACTCCCCCCACCTTCACCATCGGCACCGGTCCGCTTGCGGCGCGGGCGCTTTGCGCGCGGCTTAAGGTGAACTGGCCTGCCGGCCTCAGGCGCACGGCCATGCCGGCATCGGTGCTTATCGAAGAACAGGTGCTGGGCAACGAGATCAACGTCGTGCGCACCGAAACGCTGCAACGCTTCTCGGTCGGCGCAGGATCGACCGCGCTGCTCACGCGGCTCGCCGCGCTGTGGCTGGCAATTACCCTGCGCAACCATCCGCAATGCCCGCTGCTGTTTCGCATGTCGGCATCGGCGGACCCGATCGCCCATGCCCTGCAACTGATCGACGCCGACATCGCCTCCGACTGGTCGGTTGAACGGATGGCGCGCAAGGTGGGGATGAGCCGGTCCAGCTTTGCCGCGCGCTTTACTGCCGAGGTCGGGCAGACGCCGATGGAACTGCTCACCGAAAAGCGCATGCACGCCGCGGCCGACCTGCTGCAGCACAGCCGCACCAAGATCGCCGAGATCAGTGCCCGTGTCGGCTACCAGTCCGAAGCCGCCTTCAGCCGTCGCTTCGCCCGGTTCTTCGGCATGTCGCCGGGGCAGATGCGGCACGGCACGGCTGCAGCGGAAAGCACCTGA
- a CDS encoding DUF2889 domain-containing protein has product MTDLKPVRSTANPVPVRRAGSIRRTSSIDVTWPDGGVDLRRFEGRARDLVRRADGSDLVRAAGSMTADLDFERKIVSITADPAPAELPQLVGQKGGGHLRVFLRDLMPGLIAEAHPLYLLLDDISGTSLVSNWAWSQWGEDWLSRMQRLSGAANFSEMLAERTNVCWGFQPGFSSHDPHTRLGEDIAADGMDLRNPADPEGWHAFPESEGLSFRRARRIDVWREADAIRVEASFQDSAPRREGGRAALHEYILRVSLDPSRLVITSLEPEARVLPFRECPGAIANARKLVGTPMDGIREAVLDSLRGPAGCTHLNDALRALADVPELLAALDGQATQPA; this is encoded by the coding sequence ATGACCGACCTGAAACCCGTCCGCTCTACCGCCAATCCCGTGCCGGTCCGCCGTGCCGGTTCGATCCGCCGGACGAGCTCCATCGACGTGACCTGGCCCGACGGCGGCGTAGACCTGCGCCGCTTCGAAGGCCGCGCGCGTGACCTGGTGCGCCGCGCAGACGGATCGGACCTTGTCCGCGCCGCCGGCAGCATGACGGCCGACCTCGACTTCGAGCGCAAGATCGTGTCGATCACCGCCGACCCTGCACCGGCAGAGCTGCCGCAGCTTGTCGGCCAGAAGGGCGGCGGGCACCTGCGTGTTTTCCTGCGCGATCTGATGCCCGGCCTGATTGCCGAGGCTCATCCGCTTTACCTGCTGCTCGATGACATTTCCGGCACCAGCCTGGTATCCAACTGGGCCTGGTCGCAGTGGGGCGAGGACTGGCTTTCGCGGATGCAGCGCCTTTCCGGCGCGGCCAACTTTTCCGAGATGCTGGCAGAGCGGACCAACGTCTGCTGGGGCTTCCAGCCCGGCTTCTCCTCGCACGATCCGCATACCCGGCTGGGCGAAGACATCGCTGCCGACGGCATGGACCTGCGCAACCCCGCCGATCCCGAAGGATGGCACGCCTTCCCGGAATCGGAGGGCCTGTCCTTTCGCCGCGCCCGCCGCATCGATGTCTGGCGCGAGGCAGACGCGATCAGGGTGGAGGCATCGTTCCAGGATTCCGCCCCGCGCCGCGAAGGGGGGCGGGCCGCGCTGCACGAATATATCCTGCGCGTCTCGCTCGATCCGTCGCGGCTGGTCATTACCAGCCTTGAACCGGAAGCGCGGGTGCTGCCCTTCCGCGAATGTCCGGGCGCCATTGCCAATGCGCGCAAGCTTGTCGGCACGCCGATGGACGGCATCCGCGAGGCCGTGCTGGACAGCCTGCGCGGGCCTGCCGGGTGCACCCATCTCAACGATGCCCTGCGCGCCCTTGCCGACGTGCCCGAGCTTCTTGCCGCGCTGGACGGACAGGCAACCCAACCGGCCTGA
- a CDS encoding molybdopterin cofactor-binding domain-containing protein, translated as MNAPVLNRRAFLSVSALAGGGMALGLTMPGAMAATAPAGSALSVWVAIAADGKVEITSKNPEIGQGIKTSLPMMVAEELDCDWAQVSVLQSDYNPKLYGRQFAGGSQSTPQNWLPMRQAGAAARQMLLAAAASRHAVPVAELSTDRGWVLHKASSRKWSYGELASLAATMPVPDPARVPLKNARDFRIIGKPTTGVDSARVLRGEPLFGIDTRLPGMLHAVLEVAPAHGGKLIKADLAAARAARGVVAVLQIAGTPGADGLPDGIAVIATNHWYAEQARKLLAADWDLSAAKGHSSEAYAAEAARLHDKDTPKDLRRDGDALAGIAAGARQISQRYSYQYLSHAPLEPQNCTALFQDGKLELWAPTQNPGAGADAIERHLGIPQASQTIHITRNGGGFGRRLMGDFMLQAAAIAKALPGKPIKLLWNRQDDLQRDYFRPGGWHSLRAGIDASGKLIGLFDHFVTVGVDGKPGRSAGMRDGQFPAGLIPDLLYVQSVIPSVIPTGPMRAPESNALAFVMNGFLDEVAEMAGKDLPQLVLELCAGDRTIGDPGDPSRASSAFITSRARGVVERVLKDCNWAGRPKSGNRRLGFGFYFCHLGYFAEVADVSVEAGAAKVHKVWVAADVGRQIVNPFGAESQVRGSVIDGIAEALHHAITFKDGVIDQKNFDSYALPRISSTPEIAISWVLSDYPPSGLGEPALPPVLPAVTNAISAATGKRIRDLPARL; from the coding sequence ATGAACGCGCCCGTGCTGAACCGCCGCGCCTTCCTTTCCGTCTCGGCGCTTGCCGGAGGCGGGATGGCGCTGGGCCTCACCATGCCGGGCGCGATGGCCGCGACCGCTCCGGCCGGCAGTGCCCTGTCCGTCTGGGTGGCGATCGCCGCCGATGGCAAGGTGGAGATCACCAGCAAGAACCCGGAGATCGGGCAGGGCATCAAGACCTCGCTGCCGATGATGGTGGCCGAGGAGCTGGATTGCGACTGGGCGCAGGTTTCCGTGCTGCAATCGGATTACAACCCCAAGCTCTATGGCCGGCAGTTCGCGGGGGGAAGCCAGTCGACGCCGCAGAACTGGCTGCCCATGCGCCAGGCGGGCGCGGCGGCGCGGCAGATGCTGCTTGCTGCCGCGGCGAGCAGACACGCCGTTCCGGTAGCAGAGCTTTCCACAGACCGGGGATGGGTGCTGCACAAGGCTTCGAGCCGCAAGTGGTCCTATGGCGAACTGGCCTCGCTCGCCGCCACCATGCCGGTGCCCGACCCTGCCAGGGTGCCGCTCAAGAATGCCCGGGACTTTCGCATCATCGGCAAGCCGACGACGGGTGTCGACAGCGCCCGCGTGCTGCGCGGCGAGCCGCTGTTCGGCATCGACACACGGCTTCCCGGCATGCTGCATGCCGTGCTGGAGGTCGCCCCGGCGCATGGCGGCAAGCTGATCAAAGCCGATCTTGCGGCCGCGCGCGCGGCACGGGGCGTGGTGGCTGTCCTGCAGATTGCCGGCACGCCCGGCGCGGACGGCCTGCCCGACGGGATTGCCGTGATCGCCACCAATCACTGGTATGCCGAACAGGCGCGCAAGCTGCTGGCGGCAGACTGGGATCTGTCGGCAGCCAAGGGCCATTCGAGCGAGGCCTATGCCGCCGAGGCTGCGCGGCTGCATGACAAGGATACGCCCAAGGACCTGCGCCGCGATGGCGATGCCCTCGCCGGGATCGCTGCAGGTGCCCGCCAGATCAGCCAGCGCTATTCCTACCAGTACCTCAGCCACGCCCCGCTCGAGCCGCAGAACTGCACGGCGCTGTTCCAGGATGGCAAGCTTGAGCTGTGGGCGCCGACGCAGAACCCCGGGGCCGGGGCCGATGCCATCGAACGGCATCTCGGCATTCCGCAGGCCAGCCAGACGATCCATATCACCCGCAACGGCGGCGGCTTCGGGCGGCGGCTGATGGGCGATTTCATGTTGCAGGCAGCCGCCATCGCCAAGGCCTTGCCGGGCAAGCCGATCAAGCTGCTGTGGAACCGGCAGGATGACCTGCAGCGCGATTATTTCCGGCCGGGCGGATGGCACAGCCTGCGCGCAGGCATCGATGCCTCGGGCAAGCTTATCGGCTTGTTCGATCACTTCGTCACCGTGGGCGTGGATGGCAAGCCGGGGCGCTCTGCGGGCATGCGCGACGGCCAGTTTCCCGCCGGCCTGATCCCGGACCTGCTCTATGTGCAGAGCGTCATCCCCTCCGTCATCCCGACCGGGCCGATGCGCGCGCCGGAATCGAATGCGCTTGCCTTCGTGATGAACGGCTTCCTTGACGAGGTTGCGGAAATGGCGGGCAAGGACCTGCCGCAGCTGGTGCTCGAACTGTGCGCGGGTGACCGGACAATCGGCGATCCCGGCGATCCCTCGCGTGCGTCTTCCGCCTTTATCACTTCGCGCGCCCGCGGCGTGGTGGAGCGGGTTCTGAAGGACTGCAACTGGGCCGGGCGCCCGAAAAGCGGCAACCGCCGGCTGGGTTTCGGCTTCTATTTCTGCCACCTTGGCTACTTTGCCGAAGTCGCCGATGTCAGCGTCGAGGCGGGCGCGGCCAAGGTGCACAAGGTGTGGGTGGCGGCCGATGTCGGCCGGCAGATCGTCAATCCCTTCGGCGCGGAATCGCAGGTGCGGGGATCGGTGATCGATGGCATTGCCGAAGCGCTGCATCATGCGATCACCTTCAAGGACGGCGTGATCGACCAGAAGAACTTCGACAGTTACGCCCTGCCGCGCATTTCCTCGACGCCCGAGATCGCCATCTCGTGGGTGCTGAGCGACTATCCGCCCTCAGGCCTTGGCGAACCGGCGCTGCCGCCCGTGCTGCCGGCAGTGACCAACGCGATCTCCGCGGCCACCGGCAAGCGGATCAGGGACCTGCCCGCCCGGCTCTGA
- a CDS encoding amidohydrolase family protein yields MATAAPIKIIDTDTHLTEPHDMWVKRAPASIRERVPQVKMLNGRRCWVIDGDKSIGHGAHPNSAVLKEGGKVRTLDRFLQLQFEEVHTGSSQVKERLALMDEAGIFAQIVYPNILGFGGQASARVDPELRLACVQIYNDAMAEIQEESGQRLFPMALLPWWDVQQAVQETERCVAMGLKGININSDPHTSRDENGDPIPDLGQEHWFPLWEVCEDRKLPINFHIGASETAIDWMGKQGWPGLPRDLRSGISGAMIFFNNGAVMSNLIYSGILDRFRGLQFVSVESGIGWVPFLLEALDYQLAEIAEGKRFDKKPSEYFQSNFHACFWFEKGKAMAETVRRVGVDNCLFETDFPHPTSLWPVDNLEERTADLTAEERAKVLSLNAAKLYNIAL; encoded by the coding sequence ATGGCCACCGCAGCGCCGATCAAGATCATCGATACCGACACCCACCTGACCGAGCCGCACGACATGTGGGTGAAGCGTGCACCCGCCTCGATCCGCGAGCGGGTGCCGCAGGTGAAGATGCTGAACGGCCGGCGCTGCTGGGTGATCGATGGCGACAAGTCCATCGGCCACGGCGCACACCCCAACAGCGCGGTGCTGAAGGAAGGCGGCAAGGTCCGCACGCTGGACCGGTTCCTGCAATTGCAGTTCGAGGAAGTGCACACCGGCTCTTCCCAGGTGAAGGAGCGGCTGGCGCTGATGGACGAGGCCGGCATCTTCGCCCAGATCGTCTATCCCAACATCCTCGGCTTCGGCGGGCAGGCTTCGGCCCGGGTCGATCCCGAACTGCGGCTCGCCTGCGTGCAGATCTACAACGACGCCATGGCCGAGATCCAGGAAGAGAGCGGCCAGCGCCTGTTCCCCATGGCGCTGCTGCCCTGGTGGGATGTGCAGCAGGCGGTGCAGGAAACCGAACGCTGCGTTGCCATGGGTCTCAAGGGCATCAACATCAATTCCGATCCGCACACCTCGCGCGACGAGAACGGCGACCCGATCCCCGACCTGGGGCAGGAACACTGGTTCCCGCTGTGGGAGGTCTGCGAGGACAGGAAGCTGCCGATCAACTTCCACATCGGCGCTTCGGAAACCGCGATCGACTGGATGGGCAAGCAGGGCTGGCCCGGCCTGCCGCGTGACCTGCGTTCGGGCATTTCCGGCGCGATGATCTTTTTCAACAACGGCGCGGTCATGTCGAACCTGATCTATTCGGGCATCCTCGACCGCTTCAGGGGGCTGCAATTCGTCTCGGTCGAAAGCGGTATCGGCTGGGTGCCCTTCCTGCTGGAGGCGCTCGATTACCAGCTGGCCGAGATTGCCGAGGGCAAACGCTTCGACAAGAAGCCCTCGGAATACTTCCAGAGCAACTTCCATGCCTGCTTCTGGTTCGAAAAGGGCAAGGCCATGGCCGAAACCGTGCGCCGCGTGGGCGTGGACAATTGCCTGTTCGAAACCGACTTCCCCCATCCCACCAGCCTGTGGCCGGTCGACAATCTTGAGGAACGCACCGCTGACCTGACGGCGGAAGAGCGCGCCAAGGTGCTCAGCCTGAATGCCGCGAAGCTTTACAATATCGCGCTGTGA
- a CDS encoding enoyl-CoA hydratase-related protein, producing the protein MPGRMARMDFETIRYEPDGAVLTITFNRPERLNAMSPQSHAELEEAFNRFAADDALQVAIVTGAGRAFCAGSDLKSFRLEEAPPYPPHGYAGLIQRHDLLKPVIAAVNGLAYGGGFEFSLACDIVVAAESASFGLVEPKVGLIAIAGGITRLVRAVGNKRAMIPLLTAEPLSAREGLELGFVSEVVPDAELLARARELAGRIIACAPLAVRATKDIAYRSMDEPSLAEAIQAQEHYASFQAWRHSEDAHEGMRAFVEKRPPVWKGR; encoded by the coding sequence ATGCCGGGCAGGATGGCGCGCATGGACTTCGAAACGATCCGCTACGAGCCCGATGGCGCAGTGCTGACCATCACCTTCAACCGCCCCGAACGGCTCAATGCCATGTCACCGCAAAGCCATGCCGAGCTGGAAGAGGCGTTCAACCGCTTCGCCGCCGACGATGCCTTGCAGGTTGCCATCGTCACCGGCGCGGGCCGGGCGTTCTGCGCAGGCAGCGATCTGAAGAGCTTCCGCCTGGAAGAGGCTCCGCCCTATCCGCCGCACGGCTATGCCGGGCTGATCCAGCGGCATGACCTGCTGAAACCGGTGATCGCGGCGGTGAATGGCCTTGCCTATGGCGGCGGGTTCGAATTCAGCCTTGCCTGCGACATCGTCGTGGCTGCGGAGAGCGCCAGCTTCGGCCTTGTCGAGCCGAAGGTCGGCCTGATCGCCATCGCCGGGGGCATCACCCGGCTGGTGCGGGCCGTGGGCAACAAGCGGGCGATGATCCCGCTGCTTACGGCAGAGCCGCTGTCTGCGCGCGAGGGGCTGGAACTGGGCTTCGTCAGCGAGGTCGTGCCCGATGCCGAACTGCTGGCGCGGGCAAGGGAACTGGCGGGCCGGATTATCGCCTGCGCCCCGCTGGCCGTGCGCGCGACCAAGGACATTGCTTACCGATCGATGGACGAGCCGAGCCTTGCCGAAGCGATCCAGGCGCAGGAACACTATGCCTCGTTCCAGGCCTGGCGCCATTCGGAAGACGCGCACGAGGGCATGCGCGCCTTTGTCGAAAAGCGGCCGCCCGTCTGGAAGGGGCGTTAG
- a CDS encoding (2Fe-2S)-binding protein — protein sequence MSDTKAITISVNGKARTVNAPPEMPLLWALRDELGLSGAKFGCGGGFCGACTVHVDGSPTRSCQLTLGDLGGGKVTTIEGLADPLAERLRKAWLEIDVMQCGYCQAGQIMTAHALLSQNPRPSAAEVDAAMEGNICRCATYPKIREAIRNASGQGGKA from the coding sequence ATGTCGGATACGAAGGCCATCACCATTTCGGTCAACGGCAAGGCGCGCACCGTCAATGCGCCGCCCGAAATGCCATTGCTCTGGGCCCTGCGAGACGAGCTGGGGCTGAGCGGCGCCAAATTCGGCTGCGGCGGCGGCTTCTGCGGGGCCTGTACCGTCCATGTCGATGGTTCGCCCACCCGGTCCTGCCAGCTGACCCTTGGCGACCTGGGAGGTGGCAAGGTGACAACGATCGAGGGGCTGGCCGATCCGCTGGCGGAAAGACTGCGCAAGGCCTGGCTCGAGATCGACGTGATGCAATGCGGCTATTGCCAGGCCGGGCAGATCATGACGGCCCATGCCCTGCTGAGCCAGAATCCGCGCCCCAGCGCGGCGGAAGTGGATGCCGCGATGGAAGGCAACATCTGCCGCTGTGCAACCTATCCCAAGATCCGCGAGGCAATCCGCAATGCCTCCGGGCAGGGAGGCAAGGCATGA